A window from Ignavibacteriota bacterium encodes these proteins:
- a CDS encoding LPS-assembly protein LptD produces MKKALFVFILGITFCNLFAQNVDSLSSISKIDTSQISNQIIDSDSAKSNSNEINDIVYSSATDSLMFNIPNKKMQIYGNGEIKYKQTTLNGGKINVNFETNDLEAEGIIDSSDTNAVNGLAQTPVLKEGDENYEGTKLRYNFKTKKGFISAAKNKKEDSRYEGKNVSKVDKNTYFVEEGMFTTCESDTPHTHFTAEEMKVIQKDKIIAKWIFMHIGGVPVPIPIPFAVFPNEKGRRSGLIAPNYGYVKDKGQYFRNFGYFFAISDYMDLTLNSDYYMRGGYGLRSRFRYAKRYDLNGSLNAGYSKVLVGEDNDPDKKRSTDWNISLSHNQTFTPTLNLSANLNFQSSSYLTNNSSSYDDLLRQNVSSNATLTKRWDESGNSININYSRTQNLKTGDITEILPSLSFNKSQSYPFKSETSTPSNQKWYEYIGYNYSAQFRNNRNKIDNNLKIRGGIQHNISVSASPKFSYFNITPSLSYVEKWYNKKTNYVVETVQDISNSPSLLNSFYKTSDQDTVISKDKHEINMIRTFRFSLGTSTKLYGMFQPQLLGIDAFRHTLIPSISYNYAPDFSDAKWGYYDSYTKTDGTIVKYDPYANEVFGGASRGESQSINFSLGNVFEMKTMKDPTDTTSEAKKITLLNFDVSTGYNFAADSNKLSDLNLNYRTNISNLINFSGSSSYTFYDYIDGQRINQYLAENGKGLLRLTRLQFSFSTTLSGEKLSGENRTGKKIDENEEEFAAFKKKDNVGLYDEQDTDFSIPWNLSLNYTYNFSKPTPAPGEVNSNLGINLGFNLTKNWKFGIMGNYDFQRDEIAAPRITVYRDLECWEMNFSWNPIGTYTGFRFEIRMKAPELRDVKVTKTGGWNSGR; encoded by the coding sequence ATGAAGAAAGCTTTATTTGTATTTATTTTGGGAATTACGTTTTGCAATTTATTTGCACAAAATGTTGATTCACTTTCTTCAATTTCGAAAATTGACACTTCGCAAATCTCAAATCAAATAATTGATTCCGATTCTGCAAAATCAAACTCAAACGAAATTAATGATATAGTTTACAGCAGTGCAACGGATTCGCTGATGTTTAACATTCCAAATAAAAAAATGCAGATTTACGGAAATGGTGAAATAAAGTACAAGCAAACAACATTAAACGGCGGAAAAATAAATGTAAATTTTGAAACAAATGATTTGGAAGCAGAAGGAATAATTGATTCTTCAGATACAAATGCAGTAAATGGTTTGGCACAAACTCCGGTTTTAAAAGAAGGCGATGAAAATTACGAAGGAACAAAACTTCGTTATAATTTCAAAACTAAAAAGGGATTTATTTCTGCGGCAAAAAACAAAAAAGAAGATTCAAGATACGAAGGTAAAAATGTAAGCAAAGTTGATAAGAACACTTATTTTGTTGAAGAAGGAATGTTCACAACTTGCGAAAGTGATACACCGCATACCCACTTTACTGCTGAAGAAATGAAAGTTATTCAGAAAGATAAAATTATTGCTAAATGGATATTCATGCATATTGGCGGAGTACCGGTTCCAATACCAATTCCTTTCGCAGTTTTCCCAAATGAAAAGGGGAGACGTTCCGGTTTAATTGCACCAAATTATGGATATGTGAAAGATAAAGGTCAATACTTTAGAAATTTCGGTTACTTTTTTGCAATTAGTGATTATATGGATTTGACTTTAAACTCAGATTATTATATGCGCGGCGGTTATGGTTTAAGAAGCAGATTTAGATATGCAAAAAGATATGATCTAAACGGAAGTTTAAATGCCGGTTATTCTAAAGTTTTAGTTGGCGAAGATAATGACCCCGATAAAAAAAGAAGTACGGATTGGAATATTTCATTATCCCATAATCAAACTTTTACACCAACTTTGAATTTATCGGCGAATTTAAATTTTCAATCCAGTTCTTACTTAACAAATAACAGCTCAAGTTATGATGATCTTTTAAGACAAAATGTAAGTTCCAATGCTACATTAACAAAAAGATGGGATGAAAGCGGTAATAGTATTAATATAAATTATAGCAGAACTCAAAATTTAAAAACCGGTGATATTACAGAAATTTTGCCAAGTTTAAGTTTTAATAAATCGCAAAGCTATCCATTTAAAAGTGAAACAAGTACTCCGAGTAATCAAAAATGGTATGAGTATATCGGCTATAATTATTCAGCACAATTTAGAAATAACAGAAATAAAATTGATAATAATCTAAAAATTCGAGGCGGAATTCAACATAATATTTCTGTTAGTGCATCTCCAAAATTTAGCTATTTTAATATTACTCCAAGTTTAAGTTATGTAGAAAAATGGTATAACAAAAAAACAAATTATGTTGTTGAAACTGTTCAAGATATTTCAAATTCTCCGAGTTTGTTAAATTCATTTTATAAAACAAGTGATCAAGATACTGTAATTTCAAAAGATAAACATGAAATTAATATGATTCGTACATTCCGTTTTAGTTTGGGAACTTCAACAAAATTGTATGGAATGTTTCAACCGCAATTGTTGGGAATTGATGCTTTTCGTCATACACTAATTCCAAGTATTTCATACAATTATGCTCCGGATTTCTCCGATGCGAAATGGGGTTATTATGATTCTTATACAAAAACAGATGGAACAATTGTAAAATATGATCCGTATGCAAATGAAGTATTTGGTGGCGCAAGCAGAGGAGAATCGCAGAGTATTAATTTTTCTTTAGGCAATGTTTTTGAAATGAAAACTATGAAAGATCCAACAGACACAACCTCAGAAGCGAAAAAAATTACATTATTAAATTTTGATGTTTCTACCGGTTATAATTTTGCGGCAGATAGCAATAAACTTTCCGATTTAAATTTAAATTACAGAACAAATATTAGCAATCTCATAAATTTTTCCGGCTCATCAAGTTATACTTTTTATGATTATATAGACGGGCAAAGAATCAATCAATATCTTGCTGAAAACGGGAAAGGCTTGCTAAGATTAACCCGCTTGCAGTTTTCATTTTCTACAACTCTTTCCGGTGAAAAACTTTCCGGTGAAAACAGAACTGGAAAAAAGATTGATGAGAACGAAGAAGAATTTGCGGCATTTAAGAAAAAAGATAATGTTGGTTTATATGATGAACAAGATACAGATTTTTCAATTCCGTGGAATTTAAGTTTGAATTACACATATAATTTTTCAAAACCAACGCCGGCACCAGGTGAAGTAAATTCAAATCTCGGAATTAATCTCGGGTTCAATCTTACAAAAAATTGGAAATTCGGAATTATGGGAAATTATGATTTTCAAAGAGATGAAATTGCCGCGCCGCGAATTACGGTTTACAGAGATTTAGAATGTTGGGAAATGAATTTTAGCTGGAATCCAATTGGCACTTACACAGGATTTAGATTCGAGATAAGAATGAAAGCCCCGGAATTGCGTGATGTTAAAGTAACAAAAACCGGCGGATGGAATTCAGGAAGATAA
- a CDS encoding DUF4097 family beta strand repeat protein gives MNKKLTAILITIFVFTFLSFSFAKQMDKKELNLLQKKNFKVSSGQNLIVKTDVGDIVIKSWDKNEVDIKIFGNKNAESKMEFSFNQDEKSIEIIGEREGGKIFGWFSKIDLKYEIMVPKKFNLDLKTSGGDLVSKTIEGKLDLKTSGGDIFIENSSGKLNASTSGGDINVEKFNGNSDVATSGGDIQISNALGLVNAATSGGDIVVKSNHGEVNAETSGGDVFLDYSGNDQNISLSTSGGDIDIVVPNSINADVELKTSGGSIRNNNSEMDIISATKSKLIGKLNNGGKKIIAKTSGGDIKLSQK, from the coding sequence ATGAATAAAAAATTAACCGCAATTTTAATAACAATTTTTGTGTTCACTTTTTTAAGTTTTTCATTTGCAAAACAGATGGATAAAAAAGAACTTAATTTGTTGCAGAAGAAAAATTTTAAAGTAAGTTCCGGACAAAATTTAATTGTTAAAACGGATGTTGGCGATATTGTTATAAAATCTTGGGATAAAAATGAAGTTGATATAAAAATTTTCGGGAATAAAAATGCCGAATCAAAAATGGAATTTAGTTTTAATCAAGATGAAAAAAGTATTGAAATTATTGGGGAAAGAGAAGGCGGAAAAATATTCGGTTGGTTTAGTAAAATTGATTTGAAATATGAAATTATGGTTCCAAAAAAATTTAATTTGGATTTGAAAACTTCCGGTGGTGATCTTGTAAGCAAAACAATTGAAGGCAAACTTGATTTGAAAACTTCTGGCGGAGATATTTTTATCGAAAACTCAAGTGGAAAATTAAATGCTTCAACATCGGGTGGTGATATAAATGTTGAAAAATTTAATGGAAATTCTGATGTAGCAACATCCGGCGGTGATATTCAAATAAGTAATGCACTTGGTTTAGTAAATGCCGCAACATCCGGTGGTGATATTGTTGTAAAATCTAATCATGGTGAAGTTAATGCAGAAACTTCCGGCGGAGATGTTTTTTTGGATTATTCCGGGAATGATCAAAATATTAGTCTTTCAACATCCGGCGGTGATATTGACATAGTTGTTCCAAATTCAATAAATGCTGATGTTGAACTTAAAACTTCCGGCGGAAGCATTAGAAATAATAATTCAGAAATGGATATAATTTCTGCAACTAAATCAAAACTTATTGGAAAGTTGAATAACGGCGGAAAAAAAATAATTGCAAAAACTTCTGGTGGTGATATAAAACTCTCGCAAAAATAA
- a CDS encoding DUF5103 domain-containing protein, which produces MQIKSKNILLKLFFVYKFNYVILVLVSFNILTFASEPIIKSLQVYVNENLHSLPVVKLKSSDKLNIYFEVESDEIPSFAIHFKACNKNWEPYDNLLLQGTGDNALHNVNVERLPSTTEGASYYVSETFPNNDVKFNISSNWIFLITDSHDKEIVYEFGKFFVVDNFIPMKINIQNWQRDGKISSNTELDRVMHITTSFTISDSLDPFRIDYVNIIKNYEINYAQQIDKSSFHENKGFEWDGTKSFTFISRDFEPGNEYRQINLNDQNKYQHPQTRAHFDGIEYSRFYDFGEKDLNGSFSLMQKNNPYSDYLVATFEFSPTNPVDEDIFIVGSFTNWEVLPWYKLDFDGKNYKISLELKRGIYDYQFVSGNINGEIVDNINWRIFEGNFWQTNNKYSIFLYYKSPQLGEYDQIIGFKQILR; this is translated from the coding sequence ATGCAGATAAAATCAAAAAACATTTTACTCAAATTATTTTTTGTGTATAAATTTAATTATGTAATTCTGGTATTAGTTTCATTTAATATTTTAACTTTTGCATCGGAGCCAATAATTAAAAGTCTGCAAGTTTATGTTAATGAAAATCTTCATTCATTGCCGGTTGTAAAACTTAAAAGCTCGGATAAACTAAATATTTATTTCGAAGTTGAGTCTGATGAAATTCCTTCATTTGCAATTCATTTTAAAGCTTGTAATAAAAATTGGGAACCGTATGATAATTTGCTTCTTCAAGGAACAGGCGATAATGCGTTGCACAATGTTAATGTCGAAAGACTTCCCAGTACAACCGAAGGTGCTAGTTATTATGTAAGTGAAACTTTTCCAAATAATGATGTTAAATTTAATATTAGTAGTAATTGGATTTTCTTGATAACTGATTCACACGATAAAGAAATTGTTTATGAATTTGGTAAATTTTTTGTGGTTGATAATTTCATACCAATGAAAATCAATATTCAAAATTGGCAAAGAGATGGAAAGATTTCTTCAAATACAGAATTAGACAGAGTTATGCACATAACAACTTCATTTACAATTTCAGATTCACTTGATCCTTTCAGAATAGATTACGTGAATATTATAAAAAATTATGAAATTAATTATGCACAACAAATTGATAAAAGTTCATTCCATGAAAATAAGGGATTTGAATGGGATGGAACAAAATCTTTTACATTTATCTCACGTGATTTTGAACCCGGAAATGAATACAGACAAATTAATCTAAATGACCAAAATAAATATCAGCATCCCCAAACACGCGCACACTTTGATGGAATAGAATATTCAAGGTTTTACGATTTCGGAGAAAAAGATTTAAATGGCAGTTTTAGTTTGATGCAAAAAAATAATCCATATTCTGATTATCTTGTTGCAACTTTTGAATTTAGTCCAACAAATCCAGTTGATGAAGATATTTTTATAGTTGGTTCATTTACAAATTGGGAAGTTCTTCCATGGTACAAATTAGATTTTGACGGAAAAAATTATAAAATCAGTTTGGAGTTAAAAAGAGGAATTTACGATTACCAATTTGTAAGCGGAAATATTAATGGTGAAATTGTAGATAATATTAATTGGCGAATATTTGAAGGAAATTTTTGGCAAACAAATAATAAATATTCCATATTTTTGTATTACAAATCGCCTCAGTTAGGTGAGTACGATCAGATAATTGGTTTCAAGCAAATATTGAGATAA
- a CDS encoding NYN domain-containing protein: MKIYLIDGNNLIGKIKSVQNIHQKTKNQSRQNLAKILDKYFSDKKVKVHLHFDGFENDPISSAKMKIIYSNNKSADSEIIKEIDNSKNPKLLVVVSSDSKINNYAKVNSCETIKSEDFAKLILKRKNISEEQIQKTIAENEIKKLFGVE; the protein is encoded by the coding sequence ATGAAAATTTATTTAATTGATGGAAATAATTTAATCGGTAAAATTAAATCCGTTCAGAATATTCATCAAAAAACTAAAAATCAATCACGACAAAATCTTGCCAAAATTCTTGATAAATATTTTTCTGATAAAAAAGTTAAAGTTCATCTACACTTTGATGGATTTGAAAATGATCCGATTTCTTCGGCAAAAATGAAAATAATTTATTCAAATAATAAATCAGCTGATTCCGAAATAATAAAAGAAATTGACAATTCTAAAAATCCTAAATTATTAGTTGTTGTAAGTTCTGATTCAAAAATTAATAATTATGCAAAAGTGAATAGCTGCGAAACAATTAAGAGTGAGGATTTTGCAAAACTAATTTTAAAGAGAAAAAATATTTCCGAAGAACAAATTCAAAAAACAATTGCAGAAAATGAAATTAAAAAATTATTCGGAGTTGAATAG
- a CDS encoding Na+:solute symporter: MGELNWLDISVIVAFFVIIFGIAAYYSRKAGSNTGEFFLSGRNMPWYIAGTAMVATTFAADTPLAVTELVAQNGIAGNWLWWNLAIGGMLTVFFFAKLWRRANILTDVEFVELRYSGKSAAWLRGFRAIYLGLFMNAIVMGWVNKAMEKIFSVVIPTFDPFTLVVITALIIAVYSTASGLLGTARTDSFQFIFAMVGCIVLAIIIVQQPEIGSLENLKNKLPESTLEFFPSIGNIGVGKAASGVFAISVGAFFAHVVLQWWSSWYPGADPGGGGYIAQRMMSAKDEKNSVLATLWFTIAHYTVRPWPWIIVALAALVLLPRSTVQELKKENINFYQSAEKIHTKISLSEEEQNLTNNSEFKNYYEKYENTVDPGLLYPKLMLKYLPSGLLGMLIAVFLAAYMSTIASQLNWGTSYLINDFYRRFIKKDGDEKHYIKISRFGIILMTVFSLLVTKYFLSTISGAWEFIINASAGMGAVLILRWYWWRINAWSEISAMIAPLIIYPIAKYGFGLESPITLYPIVFGTTIVWLIVTFITKPVEENKLIEFYKRTFPGGIGWKNIASKAGEVKSEMNFGKALVNWIAGVILIYSFLFGLGSLLFGFLTNFLIYGFFALISAVIIFRNLK; encoded by the coding sequence ATGGGCGAACTTAATTGGTTAGACATTTCTGTTATTGTAGCATTTTTCGTTATTATTTTTGGTATTGCGGCATATTACTCAAGAAAAGCTGGAAGCAATACTGGGGAGTTTTTTCTTTCCGGAAGAAACATGCCTTGGTATATTGCTGGAACTGCAATGGTTGCAACAACATTTGCCGCCGATACTCCATTAGCTGTAACAGAATTAGTTGCACAAAATGGCATTGCCGGCAATTGGCTCTGGTGGAATTTAGCAATTGGTGGAATGTTAACTGTTTTTTTCTTTGCAAAATTGTGGCGAAGAGCAAATATTCTTACAGATGTTGAGTTTGTTGAATTGCGATATTCAGGAAAATCTGCTGCATGGTTAAGAGGATTTAGAGCAATATATCTCGGCTTATTTATGAATGCGATTGTAATGGGCTGGGTAAATAAAGCAATGGAAAAAATATTTTCAGTTGTTATTCCAACTTTTGATCCCTTTACACTTGTTGTTATTACAGCTTTAATTATTGCGGTTTATTCAACTGCATCCGGACTTTTAGGAACAGCACGAACAGATAGTTTCCAATTTATTTTTGCAATGGTTGGCTGTATTGTTCTTGCAATAATTATTGTTCAACAACCAGAGATCGGAAGTTTAGAAAATCTTAAAAATAAATTACCGGAATCAACATTAGAATTTTTTCCTTCAATAGGAAATATTGGAGTTGGAAAAGCTGCGAGTGGAGTTTTTGCTATTTCGGTTGGAGCATTTTTTGCACATGTAGTTTTGCAATGGTGGAGTAGTTGGTATCCCGGTGCTGATCCCGGCGGTGGCGGTTATATAGCTCAAAGAATGATGTCTGCAAAAGATGAAAAAAATAGCGTACTTGCAACTCTTTGGTTTACAATTGCGCATTATACAGTTCGCCCTTGGCCTTGGATTATTGTTGCACTTGCTGCATTGGTTTTATTGCCAAGAAGTACTGTTCAAGAATTAAAGAAAGAAAATATAAATTTTTATCAAAGTGCTGAAAAAATTCACACAAAAATTAGTTTATCTGAAGAAGAGCAAAATTTAACAAATAATTCTGAATTCAAGAATTATTATGAAAAATATGAAAACACTGTTGATCCCGGATTGTTGTATCCAAAATTAATGTTAAAATATTTACCTTCCGGATTATTGGGAATGTTAATTGCAGTATTTTTAGCTGCATACATGTCAACAATTGCATCTCAATTAAATTGGGGAACTTCATATTTAATTAATGATTTTTATAGAAGATTCATAAAAAAGGATGGAGATGAAAAACATTATATAAAAATTTCCAGATTTGGAATAATTTTAATGACAGTTTTTTCATTACTTGTTACTAAATATTTTCTTTCAACAATTTCCGGAGCGTGGGAATTTATTATTAACGCGAGCGCAGGAATGGGTGCAGTTCTGATTTTACGATGGTATTGGTGGAGAATTAATGCTTGGTCAGAAATTTCTGCAATGATTGCACCTCTCATTATTTATCCAATTGCAAAATATGGATTTGGTCTTGAATCACCAATTACACTTTACCCGATTGTATTTGGAACAACAATTGTTTGGTTAATAGTTACTTTTATTACAAAACCGGTTGAAGAAAATAAATTAATCGAATTTTATAAAAGAACATTTCCCGGTGGAATTGGTTGGAAAAATATTGCTTCAAAAGCTGGTGAAGTTAAAAGTGAAATGAATTTTGGTAAAGCGTTAGTAAACTGGATTGCTGGAGTAATTTTAATTTATTCATTTTTATTTGGATTAGGAAGTTTACTTTTTGGCTTTTTGACAAACTTTTTGATTTATGGTTTTTTTGCGCTGATTAGTGCAGTAATAATTTTTAGAAATTTAAAATAG
- a CDS encoding DUF190 domain-containing protein has translation MNYVKAQLLRIFIGENDKIGPIPVYEKIVVSAKEANLSGATVYKGIMGFGKNSKIHTSKVLRLSEDLPLVIEIVDSEENIQKFLPTIDDILEKSNSGGLITIEQANIIRHFSSK, from the coding sequence ATGAATTATGTAAAAGCTCAATTATTAAGAATATTTATCGGCGAGAATGATAAAATTGGACCAATTCCTGTTTATGAAAAAATTGTTGTTTCTGCAAAAGAAGCAAACCTTTCCGGAGCAACAGTTTACAAGGGAATTATGGGTTTTGGAAAAAATAGTAAAATTCACACAAGCAAGGTTTTGCGGCTTTCCGAAGATTTGCCTTTAGTTATTGAAATTGTTGACTCGGAAGAAAACATTCAAAAATTTCTTCCTACAATTGATGATATTTTGGAGAAATCAAATTCTGGTGGATTAATAACAATAGAACAAGCTAATATTATCAGACATTTTTCATCAAAATGA
- a CDS encoding Gfo/Idh/MocA family oxidoreductase yields the protein MKTLKVGILGTGHLGKIHTKLIKEVPRANLVGVYDLNLDAAKIVAEENHTNCFNNLEEFLSSVEAVSIVATTSAHYELIKKAFEKNVHVFVEKPITSTIPQAEEVVKIAEEKNLKLQVGHIERFNSALLSLEKYHLDPKFIQTDRLAQFNPRGTDVAVVLDLMIHDIDIILSLIKSKVSDVRASGVAVVSESIDIANARIEFENGAIANVTASRISQKKMRKMRMFQKDSYISVDFNSGVSEVFRLISPNDMNLEHFLSFGEIGVGENKKSVIYEQPEIKEVNALKHELHLFVDSVLDNKRPVVSGADGLEALKVAQIILEKIEESKLK from the coding sequence ATGAAAACCCTTAAAGTTGGAATTCTAGGAACCGGACACTTAGGAAAAATTCACACAAAATTAATTAAAGAAGTTCCGAGAGCAAATTTAGTTGGAGTTTATGATTTAAATTTAGATGCGGCAAAAATTGTTGCAGAAGAAAATCATACAAATTGTTTTAATAATTTAGAAGAATTTTTATCTTCGGTCGAAGCGGTTTCAATAGTTGCCACTACAAGCGCGCATTATGAATTAATTAAAAAAGCATTCGAAAAAAATGTTCACGTTTTTGTGGAAAAACCAATAACAAGTACAATTCCACAAGCAGAAGAAGTTGTGAAAATTGCTGAAGAAAAAAATCTTAAACTTCAAGTTGGTCATATCGAAAGATTTAATTCCGCTCTCTTAAGTTTGGAAAAATATCACCTCGATCCAAAATTTATTCAAACTGATAGATTGGCACAATTCAATCCGCGCGGGACTGATGTTGCGGTTGTGCTGGATCTTATGATCCACGATATTGATATAATTTTAAGTTTGATTAAAAGTAAGGTTAGTGATGTAAGAGCAAGTGGTGTTGCGGTTGTTTCTGAAAGTATTGATATTGCAAATGCAAGAATTGAATTTGAAAATGGTGCAATTGCAAATGTAACTGCAAGCAGAATTTCTCAGAAGAAAATGAGAAAAATGAGAATGTTCCAAAAAGATTCTTATATATCTGTTGATTTTAATTCCGGGGTTTCTGAGGTGTTTAGATTAATTTCTCCAAATGATATGAATCTCGAACATTTTCTATCTTTCGGAGAAATTGGAGTTGGTGAAAACAAAAAATCCGTAATTTATGAACAACCGGAAATTAAAGAAGTAAATGCTTTAAAACATGAACTTCATTTATTTGTTGATTCAGTTTTGGATAATAAACGACCAGTTGTTAGCGGAGCAGACGGATTAGAAGCATTAAAAGTTGCTCAAATTATTTTGGAAAAAATTGAGGAATCAAAGTTAAAATGA
- a CDS encoding alpha/beta hydrolase yields the protein MKIKNILKYFIAFFYLTNCVIFSQDSVKYRHFEIGEIREVKSKLNNVEYELIINYPYSYYEDTTKYYPVIYFTDGFYDFPLLASIYGGLFYDKRIPEFFIVGFSYKGNVDYGSLRMNDYLPTTFSESNIGGGAEDFLKVVENDFIPYMENNFRVSKVWKALGGSSAGGAFTLFAMFTNPDLFNAYISISPALELSNNWMFNFENEFYEKNKDLNVSLFMTGAEKELPERPNFIKSIIKFDEVLKNRNYENFRYKFRMLDDAYHAGSKPEGFTRGFQYIFEPLLELNKK from the coding sequence ATGAAAATCAAAAACATACTAAAATATTTTATAGCGTTTTTCTATTTAACGAATTGTGTGATTTTTTCTCAAGATTCAGTAAAATACAGACATTTTGAAATTGGTGAAATACGAGAAGTAAAATCAAAATTAAATAATGTAGAATATGAATTAATTATAAATTATCCATATTCATATTATGAAGATACAACAAAGTATTATCCAGTAATTTATTTTACTGACGGCTTCTATGATTTTCCACTTCTTGCAAGTATTTATGGCGGACTTTTTTATGATAAAAGAATTCCGGAATTTTTTATTGTCGGATTTTCATATAAAGGAAATGTTGATTATGGAAGTTTGAGAATGAATGATTATTTGCCAACAACATTTTCCGAATCAAATATTGGTGGAGGTGCTGAAGATTTTTTAAAAGTTGTTGAAAATGATTTTATTCCCTATATGGAAAATAATTTTAGAGTATCGAAAGTATGGAAAGCTTTAGGCGGAAGTTCAGCCGGAGGAGCATTTACTTTATTTGCAATGTTCACTAATCCCGATTTATTTAATGCATACATTTCTATTAGTCCAGCACTTGAACTTAGCAATAATTGGATGTTTAATTTTGAAAATGAATTTTACGAAAAAAATAAAGATCTTAATGTTTCTCTTTTTATGACCGGTGCAGAAAAAGAATTGCCGGAAAGACCTAATTTTATTAAGTCAATTATTAAATTTGATGAAGTTCTGAAGAACAGAAATTATGAAAATTTCAGATACAAATTCAGAATGCTCGATGATGCATATCATGCGGGATCAAAACCGGAAGGATTTACAAGAGGTTTCCAATATATTTTTGAACCATTGTTGGAATTGAATAAAAAATAA
- the crcB gene encoding fluoride efflux transporter CrcB, with the protein MMKFLIVFLGAGFGGSLRYLISDIASKYFPIYFPFGTLIVNILGSILLGFFIFGLDDKELLSNSIKLLLTVGFCGGFTTFSTFSLETINLLKDSQYLFAALNIFLNVSITILGIYFVYIISK; encoded by the coding sequence ATTATGAAATTTCTTATAGTTTTTCTCGGCGCCGGATTTGGCGGAAGTTTGCGTTATTTAATTTCTGATATTGCATCAAAATATTTCCCAATTTATTTCCCTTTTGGAACTCTAATTGTAAACATATTGGGTAGTATTCTACTAGGATTTTTCATATTCGGTTTGGATGATAAAGAACTTCTTTCTAACAGTATTAAACTTCTTTTAACTGTTGGTTTTTGCGGAGGATTTACGACTTTTTCAACATTCTCACTTGAAACAATTAATCTGCTCAAAGATTCTCAATATTTGTTTGCTGCATTAAATATTTTTTTAAATGTTTCAATTACAATTCTTGGAATTTATTTTGTTTATATAATTTCAAAATAG
- a CDS encoding ROK family protein — translation MKIKYAVGVDLGGTKIKIGIVTEEGKIIKKISIPTLAEEGVEKSLGQIKKGISTLLKGNKNLIEGIGIGSPGVVSLKKGTVENPPNLPGWGKVHLGKIISKEFSIPTFVENDANAAAIGELIYGAGKNLRSFIMITLGTGVGGGIIINNKLFRGDTGGAGEIGHVTIDHNGVKCNCGSIGCLEAYLGNNYFIKDVKEKLNANKDSKIFKLVNNDLNNLTPQTIHEASLLGDKFSKDYINYLGVTLGHGLASIVNILDICNIIIGGGVSGFGKPLFEAAKESLKSRVLTSLKPRIEIYPAELKNNAGIKGASSLVFYD, via the coding sequence ATGAAAATTAAATATGCAGTTGGAGTTGATTTAGGCGGTACAAAAATAAAAATTGGAATAGTTACCGAAGAAGGAAAAATTATTAAGAAAATTTCAATTCCCACACTTGCTGAAGAAGGCGTTGAAAAATCTTTGGGACAAATTAAGAAAGGTATTTCCACATTGCTTAAAGGAAATAAAAATTTAATTGAAGGAATAGGAATTGGATCACCCGGAGTAGTTTCATTAAAAAAAGGAACTGTGGAGAATCCTCCGAATTTACCGGGTTGGGGAAAAGTTCATCTTGGAAAAATTATAAGTAAAGAATTTTCTATTCCCACATTTGTAGAAAATGATGCAAATGCCGCAGCAATTGGAGAATTAATATACGGAGCCGGAAAAAATTTAAGAAGTTTTATTATGATTACACTTGGAACCGGTGTTGGCGGTGGAATAATTATCAATAACAAATTATTTAGAGGTGATACTGGTGGAGCCGGAGAAATTGGTCATGTTACTATTGATCATAACGGAGTAAAATGTAATTGTGGTTCAATTGGATGTTTGGAAGCATATTTGGGAAACAATTATTTTATAAAAGATGTTAAAGAAAAATTAAATGCTAATAAAGATTCGAAAATATTTAAGTTAGTAAATAATGATTTAAATAATCTTACTCCTCAAACGATACATGAGGCATCGCTTCTTGGCGATAAATTTTCTAAAGATTATATAAATTATTTGGGTGTAACTTTAGGTCATGGATTAGCATCAATAGTAAACATTCTTGATATTTGCAATATTATTATTGGCGGTGGAGTTTCCGGATTTGGTAAGCCATTATTTGAAGCGGCGAAGGAATCTCTAAAATCAAGAGTATTAACTTCATTAAAACCTAGAATTGAAATTTATCCGGCTGAATTAAAAAATAATGCCGGAATAAAAGGCGCTTCTTCATTAGTATTTTATGATTAA